The Pararge aegeria chromosome 21, ilParAegt1.1, whole genome shotgun sequence genomic sequence tataatttttttagaatgaGTGTATCCAGCTTCGAATGTTTATTGAAGTCCTTAGAACCACACATACGaaaaaactatactaatatGAGGAATCCAGTGGAACCAGTAGAAATGCTGGGAATCACTTTAaggtaactatataaatatatttaagtaataaaaatataacagtttttttggtttgtttaattAGTAATCAACTCACAAATAATCAGCAattgtcataattttaaatttagacatTATTTAAGAGAGATATCATCCagtaattacaaattagaaaaatCGTATTCAGTTTCTTCACTTGCTTGAGATGTTTCTGGAGAtgtaattgaattattaaaatcagaaatgtatgTACTTTGAAAATTTGCTGTTTGATACCCATATGGTGGTTGGTGAGACGTTGATGGGCCACTCACATATGATGATGTTTGTCCATACCGCATTTCATCTATAATTTGTATAACTTTACTTTGGAAACGGAGAGTTTCTCGGTCGGAAAATTCTTGAATAGATGGCAATATAGCTCTGAAAAAGGACATATGGCGATTTTCCGGCTCCTTGAGAAGTTTTAGTCCTTCTCTTTCAAACTCATCCATTTGCATTGCCCTTTTGCGCGCGACTGGAACATAGCGCGGAGTGTTGTCTGTGGTAATGTCATCATTTGTAGACGTAGATTCATTGTTGATTTCTCTAGGCGAGTCTAAGCTAGATTCGGTGGCATTTTGTTCCACTTTTCTCAAAAAAAGGAGTTGATTGTATAAATGATACTTCTTCAGTTTCGT encodes the following:
- the LOC120632988 gene encoding uncharacterized protein LOC120632988; protein product: MNTIEEIDIDYLITLIQEREIIWDKSNVDFKNKNLKTKAWEDISKVLFPDYENFTAERKNKVGNDLIKKWRSVKDNYFRYSKKLKEASKSGSGATKLKKYHLYNQLLFLRKVEQNATESSLDSPREINNESTSTNDDITTDNTPRYVPVARKRAMQMDEFEREGLKLLKEPENRHMSFFRAILPSIQEFSDRETLRFQSKVIQIIDEMRYGQTSSYVSGPSTSHQPPYGYQTANFQSTYISDFNNSITSPETSQASEETEYDFSNL